The segment ttgaaaaaatgaaagagatgaagaaaaaaatgtatcagatagcaaaaaaaaaagtagagatAAGAAGAAAGAGAACGTGAGAGCAGATGAGAAAAGAGAGAGTGTGTATTAGATAAGAGAAAGAATTGCAGGAAGAAaagtgacaatttttttttttttttttttgatcaaaggaAAAGTGACAATATGTAACTGGTTTTTTCATTATGATACAGGGGTATAATCGTCAGTTCAAGTCACAATGGACATGATACAAACCATTAATACTAGTCGATGTGTAATTCGCCAGTATAGACTTCAATTATGTATATTCACCTAATTGTCTCTAATATATAACACATTCTCTAAGTATCACATAATAATCATTAATCAATATCTGGAAAAGGCAACTCAACTGCAGATGATAAACGCACATAGTAACACAAGATATCCTTATCCAATGAGAATCTCAGACTATTTGGAGGTATGTCTCTGAATGTTTCACACATGATCAATCAACCAGCACAAAAGCTGctgcaatatattttttattttccttaattGATGTGAtccaaataatttaataaagcTTCATCTTGGTCCTCTATGTAATAACTTTATAAGCAGCTCTATCGTAAATCATTGGATATTacaccaaaaacaaaaatcattaagtaataattcttttaattttctttctgtAATTTAATCTATATGGCTTTCACAATTCTATGTTAATTTTGGGTCATTATAACTTATGACAGATTTAAATATCATCACTTCCCGTAGTTAAATTTATAGCTATGTTATGCGCATATCGATTACGTAAAAACATACAAGACACATAAGCAAGACCGAACTGATTTTACAGCCACTAAAGCTTAGGCATAAGGAAACATATTATCCCCTGACTATTGACGCAGCATAATTTTAGTATATAGATAtgtcatatatttatatacgtTTACATTTGTACGTATTTGTATGCATAATTGTGCAACTGTCTTAATCACCTTTATATCCCAACTAAGGAACGAATAGTTTAGAACCTCAATCTTCATTCTTGATTTTTAGAATCTAAAAAGATGAAAACAGTGACTTATGAAAGGGGTTTTTGATTGACTTTGTCATATATAAGCTTTCTCGTGATAGTGGTGGAGTTGTTGTTTTGATACGTAATTGCCGGATTGCTATGACTATGAATTTAAACTTGTGATTTGtgaatatattataaaagaattgtaaagaaaaaaattggaaaataaagTACTTTTCTATCTTTTGCTTTAGGGAAAGAGCCAAACAGCTCGCACTGTCCACTTTAAGTTTCGTGTTTTTCTCATCAAAgttgtatataaaaaaaaagttcaatatATCACCATTTACAGCTAAAAGCACAATATAATTTTCTAAGCATGTTTTCAGTGCTGAAATATTTAACTAccgcaaaaaaaaatgaagttaCCTAATATTAGGATTTTTAGTGCTAACGAGGAATTAAGTTGCAACGTTGAGATGTAATAAAATCATATGCAAATTATGAACCTCTAgtttcaacaaaaaaagaaaaaaattatgaacctctgttctatatattttttttgttgtgagATGCAAAAACTAAAATCGCTAATAAGATTCAAACCGTATAAAATGGTTGATACTAATGAAAGGATGCTACGGAAGATACAACAGTAGTATATCTTTGTTGGAGACAGCACAACAGATACAAAAgtcaatttaaaattatttagtgCTTTACTTATATTGATCCTTTTATCTCGCATCAACTGGAGAGCAACCTACTCCACTGTACAGCTTCGGTTCTTCCACACCACAACACGTTATGGGGAGCGGGCCTCCGAAACCATGAAGCTCGAACAGAGAAgaatcaaagcaaaaaaaataaagaagccCTCTTCACCGGTGACTCACGCTCGCTGACGGTGGAGAAGCAAAAGCTGATGTGAAaaggaaagttttttttttgactgctTGAAAAGGAAAgtttagagagaaaatgaaacTAAAGAGAGAAAGTCCGGGTCCCTCGTGATTGTAACTTCACAAAAGCAAACTAGTAGGTATAAACTTATAGTATGTAACtgtattatttttcaaaatactaTTAGATTCATCTGTTTTATGAAACATTGTTTTGCTTGCAATATGTATTCAAAAATACTATTAGATCGAAGTTGAATACAAGTTTTGCTTGCAATATGTATTTGCAGTGTTAAATCGTTTAGGCTTACTACTTATGAGTTGAAAATAAAAAGCTAAGTGATCTCTTGTCGAAGTATTCTTAGCTTAGAGGAAAGGAAAGCATTCACTAGAAAAGAATAATTGCAAGACGTTATGTTGTCGTTGTGAAAGCTTGTGGATTCGAAGATTGATTAAATCCCTGGAATCAATTTGTTTAGCCACTACAACTTTTCCACATACCAGTTAGAGATTCAAACTAATAAAAAcccaaattttgttttttattcataatatcCAATCATTTCAAGATACTAAATAAAAATCCCCCAAACATATCATTACATCTTTGGAATTTGATCAGCAAAAAGGAGAAAAGAGTAACAGAAATATTTAAACAAGAAGAGAAAATATGAAGGAACACACTAATCAGATTGATTTTTAGCTGAACTCAATCATCTTTTTCTGCTGATTCAAGTTCTTATAAAACTTCTTTATGAAATCATCAGCCGCTTGGTCCACGTGTGCTTTATCCATGTCACCATTTGCCGGTGTTAACGGAAACGGTGAGTCCGCTACTCTTAATGGCCTAACCAAAGGAGTCCGACCAAGCCCTGGAAAGTAAGGAGACAAAGCCGCCGTCAAATAGGCCGGCGTAACGTTTCCCTTGTCACCGTGAAGAAGCTCAAGAACTGCTCTAGCAGCAGCCGCGTCATCATCTAGCGTCTGAGGCGTTTGACCACACGCAAAGAGACTATTGTGACTCTTTTTCTTCATGAAAGCAATATTGGTAAAAGGGAAAGTGTAGTTTGGAGTGTTGCTACAGCTAAACTCGTATTCTTGTCGTGGTGGTGCAGCTGCGGCGGCAGATGAAGAAGCGTCTGAGGCGGTGGACGCGGCGGGCACGCGGCGACGGTGATGGAACATGAGATTCTTGCCGCGTTTGAGAGTGGCGTTGAAGTCGGCAATAAGTTTGTGTTTTGAGACGCCTTTGCGGATCATGTACAAGAGGAAACGTACGATGTTCCATAGCTTCTTGCTTATTGGTTCGTTTTGAGCCATTATATGTTCAGAGTTTTCTTAGAGAAAGAAATAGAGagatatgaaattttttttttcaggtttgatTACTTATGAGCGAAGGAGGGGATATGTGATGGACTTTATAACGGAAGAAAGATAGAAAGGTGCTAAAACGTGCAAGATTATACAAAGACTATAAAGACGAAAGCAAAAGCTTATTGGAGCATAATTATTGAATCCATGTCACTTCATAAGAAAACAGCTTTTGTTAATATGGATCAATTTACTTAATGCGTGTGTAGTGAAAccaaagtatttttttttttggaaaactaCTGGGTTAAAATCCATGATTCAATAATTTGAATCATTTGCATGCATGCGTctagaatttttctttttgtgcatctgctattttattttgagatgGATAGAGATATTTTCGTAATATATAACCTAGATGTATAAAATGTGACAGTTTTTAAGACACTAAGAATGGAATTACGGTCGACAACAATATGAAATGTGACAATATTTAAGACATTATGATGTTCCAAAATTAGATATACAATATAGTCTTACGGCTACGGATTCTTATCTAATCATGTCGGCACTTATAGTGTTAATTGATCTTAGACGTACGATCATTAACACAATATAATCACAAATATCGTAAAGGGTTTAGTTTAACGTGAAACTGTAACCATTTGATATCGACATATAATAGACCAAACAAAATGGAAAagcagaaacaaaaatataatttaaggtGGAAGAGTAGTATAACAAAACTTTCATATATCAACTTTCTCGTACTTTAGATTGCACTATGTAATATGTATGGTAGTAGCTATTATCTTTATATGCATTTTATAGGTCTTGCTTTATGTGTAAAATAATTGCGGTCCTTTTCTTAATGAATATCCAAAGAAAACTGAAATACAAGTTTTTTTATGATCCACATTTTCATCATAAACTAAGGGCGAACATTGGGTTTTGAAAAATACTTTATGATAGttctaaaataacatttatcataaagaaatttgtataaaaaaaaaactaaaatagtcTGCATTAATGGATTTAAAACATCTTAGGTATTTCTACATCTAAGATCCGATTTGTATCATTATCATTGATAATAAAAGGAACTTAAGCattatgaccaaaaaaaagtttacgaTTATAATTATGAtagtaaaaaaacatttatataatccgtaaaaataaaaataactgaaattttcttcattaataaatttaaaaacacatatatcaatataattaattagCTAAGAATTATTTTTCAGTTACCGGGGGAGGGGGAACGGGGGTTAGGttttatggtttagaatttagaacATAAAAAtgtatgataataataataatataaataaatatattaatcatttcTTTATATTAAATGTGTTATCCGGTAaggataatttattttttatctctAGTAAATGATATTTTGATCATAGGATTAGCCAAAATGATCTAAAACTTAAATTTGAATATAACTCTATACCTAAAACTCAATTAAATGAAAAAGTAATATACAAGAGTAGTAACTACAGTTACTCCTTTATGACcagtaaaaaattaaatacttttacgattataattataattcttCTATAAACAATAAATTCTTCTCCCAAAATACTTTTTAAGAAGCCTATTTATCTCAAGAAGACTTCCTTAGAAGTCAAGGAAGTCTActaatgtatttaaaattaatttataaaaagttattttgatgaaaaatatattgaaatcatGTAGATTTAAACAATCCTAAATCatgtaaaaaataaagttaataaaatttgttttttctacACTGATGAGTGAATATAGATTATAAGTCATGGTTGTCTATTATGTAGGGTTTGGTAACATACATTCAAGTAATGTTGGTATTTTACAGTTAGATTTTGaaatctaaataatttttttaaaaaaattgatacagaagtgtttagttttatttatattaaacatttataaattagttttatgtCTAGTGGAGTGTTTATTGCTATCTAGTTAACATACATGATTTTAGGATTTAGAGGTACATAAAAGACTTCTTAAAAAGTCTGCCAAAAGTTACGCACTAACACATCTTCTAGAGCGTATGGCATATTTCGGGTTGGAATGATCTAAACTAGAACTCACTAGCAGACTCCTTGAAAAGTATTCTACACCAAACTTTTTAACAtaattggtttttttttgtttcttatacaaaaaaatttacatattttttatcttaaatggCCGAAATATAAAGTAATGTTTTTCACTCTAAAACTCCCTCACACTTTATCTTGTAGTTTGCAGGTTTTATTCCATGGTTTTCATCTTCCATCGTAAAATGGTAGATCCATAAAAAAGT is part of the Raphanus sativus cultivar WK10039 chromosome 5, ASM80110v3, whole genome shotgun sequence genome and harbors:
- the LOC108862077 gene encoding uncharacterized protein LOC108862077, which translates into the protein MAQNEPISKKLWNIVRFLLYMIRKGVSKHKLIADFNATLKRGKNLMFHHRRRVPAASTASDASSSAAAAAPPRQEYEFSCSNTPNYTFPFTNIAFMKKKSHNSLFACGQTPQTLDDDAAAARAVLELLHGDKGNVTPAYLTAALSPYFPGLGRTPLVRPLRVADSPFPLTPANGDMDKAHVDQAADDFIKKFYKNLNQQKKMIEFS